The proteins below are encoded in one region of Podarcis raffonei isolate rPodRaf1 chromosome 6, rPodRaf1.pri, whole genome shotgun sequence:
- the MRPS14 gene encoding 28S ribosomal protein S14, mitochondrial isoform X1, protein MSYPHQGATNYNCVSRWWASKLFVGSHFRGLSLPRLNLEKRLSANQIFRIPCVGQVRGYYVDWRMVRDVKRRKMAFEYADQRLRLNSLRKNKILPKELQEVAEKEIAALPRDTCPARIRNRCVLTSRPRAVVWRWRLSRIVFRHLADHAQLSGVQRAMW, encoded by the exons ATGAGTTACCCCCATCAGGGTGCTACAAATTACAATTGTGTCTCCAGGTGGTGGGCTAGTAAATTATTTGTGGGCTCACACTTTCGTGGTCTTTCCCTCCCAAGACTAAATCTGGAAAAACGTTTGTCAGCAAATCAG ATCTTCCGCATACCATGTGTTGGACAAGTAAGGGGTTATTATGTTGACTGGAGGATGGTACGTGATGTTAAGAGAAGGAAGATGGCTTTTGAATATGCAGATCAGAGGCTGCGGCTGAATTCCCTTAGGAAAAACAAAATTTTGCCCAAAGAACTCCAG GAAGTGGCTGAAAAAGAGATTGCTGCCCTTCCCCGGGACACCTGCCCAGCGAGGATCCGTAATCGATGTGTTCTGACATCCCGTCCACGAGCTGTAGTGTGGCGATGGAGGTTAAGCCGAATTGTCTTCCGCCATCTGGCTGACCATGCGCAGCTCTCTGGAGTACAGAGAGCAATGTGGTGA
- the MRPS14 gene encoding 28S ribosomal protein S14, mitochondrial isoform X2: MAVAAVLQAASRQIFRIPCVGQVRGYYVDWRMVRDVKRRKMAFEYADQRLRLNSLRKNKILPKELQEVAEKEIAALPRDTCPARIRNRCVLTSRPRAVVWRWRLSRIVFRHLADHAQLSGVQRAMW; the protein is encoded by the exons ATGGCGGTGGCGGCGGTGCTGCAGGCGGCGTCTCGTCAG ATCTTCCGCATACCATGTGTTGGACAAGTAAGGGGTTATTATGTTGACTGGAGGATGGTACGTGATGTTAAGAGAAGGAAGATGGCTTTTGAATATGCAGATCAGAGGCTGCGGCTGAATTCCCTTAGGAAAAACAAAATTTTGCCCAAAGAACTCCAG GAAGTGGCTGAAAAAGAGATTGCTGCCCTTCCCCGGGACACCTGCCCAGCGAGGATCCGTAATCGATGTGTTCTGACATCCCGTCCACGAGCTGTAGTGTGGCGATGGAGGTTAAGCCGAATTGTCTTCCGCCATCTGGCTGACCATGCGCAGCTCTCTGGAGTACAGAGAGCAATGTGGTGA